The Candidatus Binatia bacterium genome has a window encoding:
- a CDS encoding VOC family protein — protein MLRFNHMELTLPPGHLTRDREAISTFYNEIFDFECFDVPIFEQQGLLLRTDPETSQFLLITEQENHLQSPGYDHLGFLCDDRDKVDEILAACRERQATMPEIEIKEYDDLVIGPTTVHAFYVRYLLPIWFDVQVIEYADGSAPARDWHFG, from the coding sequence ATGCTGCGGTTCAACCATATGGAATTGACTCTGCCGCCGGGCCATCTCACCCGAGATCGCGAGGCGATTTCCACTTTCTACAACGAGATCTTCGATTTCGAATGTTTCGATGTCCCGATCTTCGAGCAACAGGGGCTCCTGCTGCGCACCGATCCCGAGACCAGCCAGTTTCTCCTGATCACGGAACAGGAAAACCACCTGCAATCGCCGGGCTATGACCATTTGGGCTTTCTGTGCGACGACCGAGACAAGGTGGACGAGATTCTGGCCGCGTGCCGCGAACGACAAGCCACCATGCCCGAAATCGAAATCAAGGAGTACGATGATCTGGTCATCGGGCCGACCACCGTCCATGCCTTCTACGTGCGCTACCTTCTGCCGATCTGGTTCGATGTGCAGGTGATCGAATACGCCGACGGCAGCGCGCCCGCGCGCGACTGGCATTTTGGCTGA
- a CDS encoding response regulator transcription factor, producing the protein MNRPAPADRPRILLVDDDAELCELVATLLEQNGMQVDTSPDGSSGLARAREESHDILILDVQLPLLNGFEVLRALRKDSSLPVLMLTARGSEEDRFTGLEQGADDYLPKPFHPRELIARIRAILRRTQRSEDAPSPERKVGDLRLHTGRREVRAHGKLLSCTGAEFEILACLMASPGHPIDRENLVQAALGRDYDPRDRSLDVHVSHLRKRLQEGGVEGARIVTVRGEGYLIAPAGSHT; encoded by the coding sequence ATGAACCGCCCGGCCCCAGCCGATCGACCGCGTATCCTCCTGGTGGATGACGACGCGGAGCTCTGCGAACTGGTCGCCACTCTCCTCGAGCAAAATGGCATGCAGGTTGACACCAGCCCCGACGGCTCGTCAGGGCTGGCACGGGCGCGCGAAGAATCCCACGATATTCTCATCCTCGATGTCCAGCTCCCGCTACTGAACGGATTCGAAGTTCTGCGCGCCCTGCGCAAGGACTCTTCCCTGCCGGTTCTGATGCTGACCGCACGCGGAAGTGAGGAGGACCGCTTCACCGGCCTCGAGCAAGGTGCGGACGACTATCTGCCCAAACCGTTTCACCCGCGCGAGCTCATCGCTCGGATCCGGGCCATTCTGCGACGCACCCAGAGGTCCGAGGACGCGCCTTCCCCGGAGCGAAAAGTCGGCGATCTCCGCCTGCATACAGGTCGCCGTGAGGTCCGGGCCCATGGGAAATTGCTGAGCTGTACCGGTGCCGAATTCGAGATTTTAGCCTGCCTGATGGCGTCCCCCGGCCACCCGATCGATCGCGAGAATCTGGTGCAAGCCGCACTGGGGCGCGACTACGACCCACGCGACCGCAGCCTCGACGTCCATGTCAGTCATCTTCGGAAACGGCTGCAGGAAGGTGGCGTCGAAGGCGCACGCATCGTGACGGTCCGTGGCGAGGGATATTTGATCGCCCCCGCGGGGAGCCACACATGA